The genome window CACATCAGCACCAGCGGGTAGGGGTTGCGGCGCAGCTTCCAGAACACGATGGCCGGGTTGACCACCAATGCCACGAACAGCATGCAGCCGATCAACACCACCAGCAGGTGAGCGTAGCCGAGCAGGGCACCAAAACCGGAGGTGGCCAGGGTTGAGGCCACGAGGCCGAAGATCCCCAGCGGCGCGAAACGAATCACCACGCGCACGATCAGCGTTACGCCGTTGGACAGGTCGTCGAGCACGGTGCGGGTGGTTTCGCCGGCATGGCGAATCGCGATGCCCATGCCGATGGCCCACGCCAGAATGCCGATAAAGTTGGCATTCATCAGCGCGCTCACCGGGTTATCCACCACGCTCAACAGCAGGCTTTGCAACACCTCGCCGATGCCGCCGGGAGCACTTACCGCGACGTCATGGGTGGCAAGCACCAGGGACGACGGGAACAGCGTGCTGGCGACCACCGCCACGACGGCAGCCGCAAAGGTACCGAGCAGGTACAAGAAGAGGATCGGCTTGATATGGGTTTCCTGGCCGTGTTTATGGTTGGCGATCGACGCCATGACCAGTACGAACACCAGGATCGGCGCAACGGCTTTCAGGGCCGTGACGAACACCTTGCCGATAAACCCGGTAGCGCGGGCAGCCTCGGGCATCCACAGGGCCAATAGAATCCCGGCAAGCAAGCCCAAGACAATTTGGGTAACCAGGCTGACGCGCATAAGTCGTTGTAACAGGGAAGGGGCAGCAGTCATAAACAGTTGTCTCTAGTTTTTTTAATAGAACGCAGCATTGCAGGCGGAAAGTGCTGTAGGCAGTAGGTGCGGAGTCTAACATGCTGTAGGAAGCGTCCCGTTCGGTGCGGCATTGCGTCACCCGCACCCGCAGGCTTTGGCAAAATCCAGACATACTCTGTTAACATTCTTGCCTCTCATCTTTCCTCTCCGTCAGCGAGCCCTTCGGGCTGTCGTTGATGTCGTCGTTTCTGGAGTTTTTATGTTGTTTCCCATCCTGCTGCTGTCGGCCGCCGGCTTTACTGTGTTGACCACAGAATTCGTCATCGTGGGCCTGCTGCCATCGATTGCCCGGGACCTGAATGTCAGCGTG of Pseudomonas fluorescens contains these proteins:
- the sstT gene encoding serine/threonine transporter SstT, translating into MTAAPSLLQRLMRVSLVTQIVLGLLAGILLALWMPEAARATGFIGKVFVTALKAVAPILVFVLVMASIANHKHGQETHIKPILFLYLLGTFAAAVVAVVASTLFPSSLVLATHDVAVSAPGGIGEVLQSLLLSVVDNPVSALMNANFIGILAWAIGMGIAIRHAGETTRTVLDDLSNGVTLIVRVVIRFAPLGIFGLVASTLATSGFGALLGYAHLLVVLIGCMLFVALVVNPAIVFWKLRRNPYPLVLMCLRESGITAFFTRSSAANIPVNLALSKRLGLHEDTYSVSIPLGATINMAGAAITITVLTLAAVHTLGITVDLPTAVLLSVVAAVCACGASGVAGGSLLLIPLACSLFGIPSEIAMQVVAVGFIIGVLQDSAETALNSSTDVLFTAAACLGQEEQPA